One Spirochaetota bacterium genomic window, CTTTTTCAATTCGGCATACGGATTAATATGCTGCCCTTTGCGGATGATCTCAAAATGAAGATGTGGTCCTGTTGAGTTGCCAGTGTTACCACTTTTTGCAATAATCTGTCCCTGCTTAACATACTGCCCTTCACGAACAGTTATTTTTGAAAGATGCCCATATAAGGTTTTATCGCCCCCTGGATGAGTAACCACTACCACCTTGCCATAACCACCAAGCCACCCGGCATAGCTTACACGGCCATATTTGCTTGCTCGCACCCACTCATAATTGGCACGCACATCAATTCCCTGATGAAACTGGCTTTCACCATAGAAGGGATCCTTTCGCCACCCATAGCCGCTTGTAATATTCTTTGTGTGCACAGGCCATAAAAATCCTTTAAAAATATCCAATGGTTTTGCATCAGGAATGAAAATATCCTGCCCTATATTTATAAAATCAGGATTTACAATGTTGTTTTCTTCAACAATCCTGTTGATTGCCACATTATATTTTTTTGACAAAACGGGTAATGTTTGACCACGCTGTACACTCACCAGCAGGCCATCTTTATTGGGTATCTTCAACACCTGCCCCACATGTACCAGGTCATACGATTCCAGCCTGTTACACCCACAAATGGTATCCATGGATACACCGTACATCTGTGCAATCTCACTTAATGTTTCACCCAATTTGACTGTATGCTGAATAATCTTTAGTGCTTTTTTCTTTTCAGGTTCTTCAAAGTCTTTGCTTGCAATAGCTTTCTTCTTTAATTCATCATACCATGCAGCCTCAGAATCAAAAACATGGTGCGAGCGGGCATACCCGGTAAACAGGATAACCCC contains:
- a CDS encoding peptidoglycan DD-metalloendopeptidase family protein, which translates into the protein MKHWQLHSYSFGSLSITILSAEIIIIFRGKKNTIIKSIPFKKIKSAAYVCGTIMLGVILFTGYARSHHVFDSEAAWYDELKKKAIASKDFEEPEKKKALKIIQHTVKLGETLSEIAQMYGVSMDTICGCNRLESYDLVHVGQVLKIPNKDGLLVSVQRGQTLPVLSKKYNVAINRIVEENNIVNPDFINIGQDIFIPDAKPLDIFKGFLWPVHTKNITSGYGWRKDPFYGESQFHQGIDVRANYEWVRASKYGRVSYAGWLGGYGKVVVVTHPGGDKTLYGHLSKITVREGQYVKQGQIIAKSGNTGNSTGPHLHFEIIRKGQHINPYAELKKKH